In Armatimonadota bacterium, the following proteins share a genomic window:
- a CDS encoding MBL fold metallo-hydrolase, whose product MARLFRYLLLSAVFGSLIYGAWRLIAPRPTIDGGYVAFVDVGQGDAAVVRFPTGETVVIDGGPGDQAHKLMAKLDEYGVTSIDLMIATHPHSDHIDGLTSILRSMRVAEVWHNGLEHATPSAQEFQKAMKESSAKIVVARKGRSTAFDGGRIDVLAPIDPLLRGTTSDANNNSIVARVTLGGVRLLFTGDMQEEQRRQAYLARADLRADVLKVAHHGSADGTDSAFLRRVRPKLAVISCGDRNVHGHPHRETIEALIKAKVPVRRTDQDGTVVITPARVGLRIFAEKSKGG is encoded by the coding sequence TTGGCTCGCCTGTTTCGGTACCTGCTTCTCAGCGCAGTCTTCGGTTCGCTGATATATGGAGCATGGCGGCTCATCGCCCCAAGGCCCACGATCGACGGAGGGTACGTTGCTTTTGTGGACGTTGGTCAAGGGGATGCGGCCGTCGTTCGATTTCCCACGGGCGAGACAGTCGTCATCGATGGCGGGCCGGGCGACCAAGCGCACAAACTGATGGCCAAACTGGATGAGTACGGAGTAACAAGCATCGATCTGATGATCGCTACTCACCCGCACAGCGATCACATCGACGGCCTGACCTCCATCCTTCGTTCAATGCGCGTTGCTGAGGTTTGGCACAATGGACTGGAACACGCGACCCCGTCTGCCCAAGAGTTCCAAAAAGCGATGAAAGAATCGAGCGCCAAGATCGTCGTCGCTCGCAAAGGCCGCAGCACGGCGTTCGATGGCGGCCGCATAGATGTTCTTGCTCCCATCGATCCATTGCTGAGAGGGACAACTTCCGACGCCAATAACAACAGCATCGTCGCGCGCGTTACGTTGGGAGGCGTCCGGCTCCTCTTTACCGGAGACATGCAGGAAGAACAGAGGCGTCAAGCCTACTTGGCTCGCGCAGACCTAAGAGCCGACGTGCTCAAGGTCGCCCATCACGGCTCTGCAGACGGTACCGATTCGGCTTTTCTTCGGCGAGTCCGACCTAAACTGGCCGTTATCAGTTGCGGCGACCGAAACGTCCACGGCCACCCGCATCGCGAGACGATAGAAGCGCTGATAAAGGCGAAGGTCCCTGTCAGACGAACAGACCAGGACGGCACAGTCGTCATAACTCCGGCAAGGGTCGGTTTGAGAATTTTCGCAGAAAAGTCAAAAGGGGGTTGA
- a CDS encoding rhomboid family intramembrane serine protease has product MVATFRRAPWAVLSLIAVNVAVGIFTIGSEQTLRSLGFTPSHPNLHSAFSSLFVHAHLPHLSANMLFLWLFGHYVEAAAGARKLLALYLIGGLASVGGHYALGVGFHPNLADQALVGASGAISALVGYFALRFYRARLRFVSFTRAGALVPIWLAVLAWAIWQAVGATIGASHFEGGPIGYWAHLSGFLAGLLIAAFWGAGAQGERDLLIHEAEEQLRQAYPTAAIKCLEPLVKRVPPDAEALRLYAEAWDCLGNKVEAAENYAGSLRQCLALSPKRYDEAMLCARRLMLLGALDACQPTEIEQLVSWALGQKDAAAAALLMDGMVRAFRTIPGRASLMLRLANLYRSPLGRTQESIRVLRQIVEEHEGSPEADAARFRLNKG; this is encoded by the coding sequence ATGGTCGCTACCTTCCGTCGCGCGCCTTGGGCAGTTTTGTCTCTAATTGCGGTCAACGTCGCAGTCGGAATCTTCACGATAGGTTCCGAGCAAACCTTGCGCTCGCTCGGCTTCACGCCGTCCCATCCTAATCTTCATTCGGCCTTCTCTAGTCTTTTCGTCCATGCGCACCTTCCGCATCTTTCGGCCAACATGCTCTTTTTGTGGCTGTTCGGCCACTACGTCGAGGCGGCTGCAGGCGCTCGAAAACTGCTCGCCTTGTATCTGATTGGGGGCTTGGCGTCCGTCGGCGGGCACTATGCGCTCGGCGTGGGCTTTCATCCAAACTTGGCCGACCAAGCCTTGGTCGGCGCATCGGGCGCTATCTCGGCGCTGGTCGGCTACTTTGCCCTGCGTTTCTATCGGGCCCGGCTGCGGTTCGTTTCGTTTACGCGCGCAGGGGCTCTGGTGCCCATTTGGCTTGCGGTGCTGGCATGGGCGATCTGGCAGGCTGTGGGGGCAACGATCGGCGCTTCTCACTTTGAAGGCGGACCGATCGGCTATTGGGCGCACCTGAGCGGGTTTCTGGCCGGACTGCTGATCGCCGCTTTTTGGGGCGCGGGCGCTCAGGGCGAGCGCGACCTCTTGATCCACGAGGCTGAGGAGCAGTTGCGCCAGGCATACCCGACCGCGGCGATCAAGTGCTTGGAGCCTTTGGTCAAGCGCGTTCCGCCCGACGCAGAGGCGCTGCGCCTCTATGCGGAAGCTTGGGACTGTCTTGGCAACAAGGTCGAGGCGGCGGAAAACTACGCAGGCTCTTTGCGACAGTGCCTGGCCCTCTCGCCCAAACGATACGACGAAGCGATGCTGTGCGCTCGGCGTCTGATGCTGTTAGGCGCTCTGGACGCTTGCCAGCCCACCGAGATCGAACAACTGGTCTCGTGGGCATTAGGTCAGAAGGACGCGGCGGCTGCGGCTTTGCTGATGGACGGCATGGTTCGAGCATTTCGCACCATACCCGGTAGAGCCAGCCTGATGCTGAGGCTTGCCAACCTCTATCGATCGCCGCTCGGACGAACTCAAGAATCGATCCGAGTGTTGCGCCAGATCGTTGAGGAGCACGAAGGCTCCCCCGAAGCCGATGCCGCGCGATTCCGACTGAACAAGGGATAG
- a CDS encoding YebC/PmpR family DNA-binding transcriptional regulator produces the protein MAGHSKWHNIRIRKGKQDALRGKLFTKLAREITIASRDGGGIPESNPRLRLAVQKAKEASMPADNIKRAIQKGTGEIADVQYEEVLYEGYGPGGVAIIVQCMTDNKNRTVSEIRHLLSKYGGNMADAGSVSWQFQRQGTILIPQNGATEEQVIEIALEAGAEDVKAEDGAYVVITGPDAFYSVRQSIEDAGVSMESAELGLAPTNLVQVSGDTAEKLLRLLDMLEEHDDVQSVSANFDMPDEALSA, from the coding sequence ATGGCCGGGCATTCTAAGTGGCATAACATCCGTATTCGCAAGGGCAAGCAGGACGCCCTGCGCGGCAAACTTTTTACCAAGCTGGCGCGCGAGATAACCATTGCCTCAAGGGACGGCGGCGGCATCCCAGAGAGCAATCCCCGCTTGCGATTGGCCGTGCAAAAGGCCAAAGAAGCCTCGATGCCGGCGGACAATATCAAGCGAGCCATCCAAAAGGGCACGGGCGAAATCGCCGACGTACAGTACGAAGAAGTTCTGTACGAAGGCTATGGCCCGGGCGGCGTAGCGATCATTGTACAGTGCATGACCGACAACAAGAATCGCACGGTTTCGGAGATTCGGCACCTTCTTAGCAAGTACGGCGGCAACATGGCCGATGCGGGCAGCGTCTCTTGGCAATTCCAACGGCAGGGAACTATTCTCATCCCCCAGAACGGCGCCACCGAGGAACAGGTCATAGAGATCGCTCTCGAAGCGGGCGCAGAAGATGTGAAAGCAGAGGACGGCGCTTATGTGGTGATTACCGGTCCGGATGCTTTTTACTCCGTCAGACAGAGCATAGAGGACGCGGGCGTCTCGATGGAGAGCGCAGAACTGGGCCTGGCGCCGACCAATCTCGTGCAGGTTTCAGGGGACACTGCAGAGAAACTATTGCGCCTGCTCGACATGTTAGAAGAGCATGACGACGTACAGTCCGTTTCGGCCAATTTCGACATGCCGGACGAGGCGCTCAGCGCTTAA
- the metX gene encoding homoserine O-acetyltransferase: protein MGEAFHRSEEGEIGLVVPQRIALAEPFVTQSGARLPDVEISYETYGALNEARSNAILVCHALSGGAHAAGRHSPDDRKPGWWDLYIGPGKALDTDRFFLICINVLASPYGTTGPNSINPTTGRRYDGDFPVITVGDWAILQRTVLERMGIDRLHGVVGGSTGGMTAFYWAVAWPDWVDRACVIAAAPAASAMVIALNHIQRQALPNDLATARKLAHVSYLSEEALALKFGRERNEQGEFQVESYLEHKGRTFVDRFDPYCYLRITQAMDAFDLAEEFGGGHLETALKRVRSRMRFISFTSDWLFPSQPHEACARMLTDLGKQADHVCIDSPWGHDSFLVERVKPHLKPAIKAFMEAD, encoded by the coding sequence ATGGGGGAGGCGTTCCATCGCTCCGAAGAGGGCGAAATCGGTCTGGTCGTTCCACAGCGCATCGCGCTGGCAGAACCGTTCGTTACCCAGAGCGGCGCCCGCTTGCCGGACGTAGAAATTTCTTACGAAACTTATGGCGCGCTCAACGAGGCGAGATCCAATGCGATCTTGGTGTGTCATGCCCTTTCGGGCGGCGCTCATGCCGCAGGCAGACACTCGCCCGACGACCGCAAACCGGGCTGGTGGGATCTTTATATCGGTCCGGGCAAGGCGCTCGACACCGATCGCTTCTTTCTGATTTGCATCAACGTTTTGGCAAGTCCTTACGGCACTACCGGACCCAACTCGATTAATCCTACTACTGGACGCAGATACGATGGCGACTTTCCCGTTATAACCGTCGGCGATTGGGCAATTCTGCAACGCACGGTTCTTGAACGAATGGGAATCGATCGTCTTCACGGCGTTGTTGGCGGGTCCACAGGCGGAATGACCGCGTTCTACTGGGCGGTTGCTTGGCCAGATTGGGTCGACCGAGCGTGCGTAATCGCCGCTGCGCCCGCCGCCAGCGCGATGGTCATTGCCCTCAACCACATTCAGCGCCAGGCGTTGCCCAACGATTTGGCAACCGCTCGAAAATTGGCGCACGTCTCTTATCTCTCCGAAGAGGCCCTCGCGCTCAAGTTTGGCCGCGAGAGGAACGAACAAGGCGAGTTTCAGGTGGAATCGTACTTGGAGCACAAGGGGCGGACTTTCGTGGATCGGTTCGATCCCTACTGCTACCTGCGGATTACCCAAGCGATGGACGCTTTCGACCTGGCCGAGGAGTTTGGCGGCGGCCATCTCGAAACGGCTCTAAAGCGCGTTCGATCCCGGATGCGATTCATTAGTTTCACGTCCGATTGGCTCTTTCCCAGCCAGCCGCACGAAGCGTGCGCCAGGATGCTGACCGATCTTGGCAAACAGGCCGACCACGTTTGCATCGATTCGCCTTGGGGGCACGACTCGTTCTTGGTCGAGCGCGTCAAACCCCATCTCAAGCCTGCTATCAAAGCCTTCATGGAGGCCGATTGA
- a CDS encoding xanthine dehydrogenase family protein subunit M encodes MNAFEYVAPTSIKDAIAALNPNAKPMGGGIDLVQEIKDEIIAPERVVNLKTIPGLTEIRADNRGVTFGALCTLSAIANHAQVKARFPGIAQAAASVGSPQIRNVGTIGGNLCQRPRCWYYRDHAVNCMKKGGPKCYSVAGENQYHAILGGGPCFIVHPSDLAPALMAYGAQVTIAGPKGEREMDLAEFFVLPSKKVTVENILAADEIVTKVFVPAGTANSAYVKVRERESFDWALASAAVALTISNGVCESAKVVMGGVAPIPWRSPEAEAALKGKKIDDAVALAAGAAAVSKAIPMTQNAYKMHIAKNAVREAVLLAAGLAAG; translated from the coding sequence ATGAACGCTTTCGAATATGTTGCGCCGACATCGATAAAGGACGCGATCGCCGCGCTAAACCCCAACGCAAAGCCGATGGGCGGCGGCATCGACCTTGTTCAAGAGATCAAGGATGAGATTATCGCGCCGGAGCGAGTGGTCAACCTGAAGACCATTCCCGGCCTGACCGAAATCCGAGCCGACAACCGGGGCGTTACTTTTGGCGCTCTTTGCACGCTCAGCGCGATCGCGAATCATGCACAGGTCAAAGCACGCTTTCCCGGCATTGCTCAAGCGGCGGCCAGCGTCGGATCGCCCCAAATACGAAACGTCGGAACGATTGGCGGCAACCTGTGCCAGCGTCCCCGCTGTTGGTACTATCGCGACCATGCGGTCAACTGTATGAAGAAGGGCGGCCCGAAGTGCTATTCCGTGGCGGGCGAGAACCAGTACCACGCGATTTTGGGCGGTGGGCCGTGCTTTATCGTGCATCCCAGCGACCTGGCGCCCGCATTGATGGCCTATGGCGCGCAGGTTACGATCGCCGGTCCCAAGGGCGAGCGCGAGATGGACTTGGCAGAGTTCTTCGTGCTGCCGTCTAAGAAAGTAACGGTCGAGAACATCCTGGCGGCCGACGAGATTGTAACCAAGGTCTTTGTGCCCGCTGGAACGGCGAACTCGGCTTACGTCAAAGTGCGAGAGCGGGAGTCGTTCGATTGGGCTTTGGCCAGCGCCGCCGTGGCGCTGACGATCAGCAACGGCGTCTGCGAATCGGCCAAGGTCGTGATGGGCGGAGTGGCACCGATCCCATGGCGAAGCCCAGAGGCCGAGGCGGCGCTGAAGGGTAAGAAAATCGACGACGCGGTCGCTTTGGCCGCTGGCGCGGCGGCAGTGAGCAAGGCCATCCCGATGACCCAGAACGCCTACAAGATGCACATCGCCAAGAACGCCGTGCGCGAAGCCGTGCTGCTGGCGGCAGGGTTGGCTGCCGGTTAG